A single window of Spirochaetota bacterium DNA harbors:
- a CDS encoding AAA family ATPase has translation MAKPSIDPNRDWEELLKSEFTEVINPNAETTGAKPGTAAHQSDINFDIKPEELESYLNRYVVGQESAVEIIATKVCTHFNRMKLDKSIPEEDRMVGNIKSNMLLIGPTGVGKTYIIKLIAKRIGVPFVKADATKFSETGYVGGDVEDLVRELVHEADGDIARAEYGIIYLDEIDKIASTGNVYGPDVSRTGVQRNLLKLMEESEVDLKTPHDLASQVEAAMEAQRTGKVTRKKINTRNILFIVSGAFGGVSDIIKKRLNMQSIGFEQGEAQRDDRQNMLKRVKTEDLIQFGFESEFVGRLPVTVVLNEMTEEGLYNILKNRYSTVVLGKKLDFRAYDIDLEFSDEALRVFAKQAHSERTGARGLLSVFEKALIKFEKTLPSTEIRKLVVDMDVVEHPEETLKKMLLSDSIKHYQKDFLLKNGIYLDFKKEAAERVQDMAQANNRSIKQLCEELFHDYAYGIRLMSLEHLTITKEAVENPQAYLDNYIRENYKKKD, from the coding sequence ATGGCGAAACCATCGATAGACCCAAACAGGGATTGGGAAGAGCTGCTGAAGTCGGAGTTCACCGAGGTGATCAACCCCAATGCCGAGACGACGGGTGCGAAGCCCGGAACGGCCGCGCATCAGTCAGACATCAATTTCGATATAAAACCCGAGGAGCTGGAGAGTTATCTCAACCGCTACGTCGTGGGGCAGGAGTCGGCGGTGGAGATCATCGCCACCAAGGTGTGCACCCACTTCAACAGGATGAAGCTCGACAAGTCCATCCCCGAAGAGGACCGCATGGTCGGAAACATCAAGAGCAATATGCTGCTCATCGGCCCAACGGGAGTCGGGAAGACCTACATCATCAAGCTCATCGCAAAACGCATCGGCGTGCCCTTCGTCAAGGCCGACGCAACCAAGTTCAGCGAGACCGGTTACGTGGGCGGCGACGTTGAGGACCTGGTGAGGGAGTTGGTGCACGAGGCGGACGGCGACATCGCCAGGGCCGAATACGGCATTATCTACCTCGACGAGATCGATAAAATCGCCTCGACGGGGAATGTTTACGGGCCCGACGTATCGCGCACCGGCGTGCAGCGCAATCTCCTCAAGCTCATGGAGGAGTCCGAGGTCGATTTAAAAACGCCGCACGACCTCGCCTCGCAGGTGGAGGCGGCCATGGAGGCCCAGCGTACCGGCAAGGTGACGCGAAAGAAGATCAACACGCGAAACATCCTCTTCATCGTGTCGGGCGCGTTCGGCGGGGTTTCGGACATCATCAAGAAGCGGCTCAACATGCAGTCCATCGGTTTTGAGCAGGGCGAGGCGCAGCGGGACGACCGGCAGAATATGCTCAAGCGGGTTAAGACCGAGGACCTCATCCAGTTCGGCTTCGAGTCCGAGTTCGTGGGGAGGCTTCCCGTTACGGTCGTGCTGAACGAGATGACCGAGGAAGGTCTGTATAACATACTGAAAAACAGGTACAGCACCGTGGTGCTGGGAAAGAAGCTCGACTTCAGGGCGTACGACATCGACCTCGAGTTTTCCGACGAAGCGCTGCGGGTTTTCGCGAAGCAGGCACACTCCGAACGCACCGGCGCGCGCGGGCTCCTGAGCGTGTTCGAGAAGGCGCTCATCAAGTTCGAGAAGACGCTTCCGTCCACCGAAATCAGGAAACTGGTCGTCGACATGGACGTCGTCGAGCATCCCGAAGAGACGTTGAAAAAAATGCTCCTCAGCGACAGCATCAAGCATTATCAAAAGGACTTTTTGTTGAAAAACGGGATATATCTCGATTTCAAAAAGGAAGCGGCGGAGCGCGTTCAGGACATGGCGCAGGCGAACAACCGCAGCATCAAGCAGCTTTGCGAGGAACTGTTCCACGATTACGCCTACGGTATCCGCCTGATGTCGCTGGAGCACTTAACCATCACGAAGGAGGCCGTCGAGAACCCGCAGGCATACCTGGACAACTACATTCGCGAGAATTACAAGAAGAAGGATTGA
- a CDS encoding gamma carbonic anhydrase family protein, with protein sequence MPLYEINKRRPEIGEGTWIAPSAEVIGDVRIGKNCYIGFGAILRGDYGTITIGDESAIEEGVTIHARPMDRTTIGRRVTVGHNAMLHTCTLKDSCVIGMMATVTDYAVIGEWAIIGEHALVVNRMVVPDNKIFAGVPAKEIGDVKDKHRQTWELGKQVYIDLTAQYRASFKRID encoded by the coding sequence ATGCCGCTGTACGAGATCAACAAACGCAGGCCCGAGATCGGCGAGGGCACCTGGATCGCACCGTCGGCCGAGGTCATCGGCGATGTTCGCATCGGAAAGAACTGTTACATAGGCTTCGGCGCCATCCTGCGCGGCGACTACGGCACCATCACCATCGGCGATGAAAGCGCCATCGAAGAGGGGGTCACCATCCATGCCCGGCCGATGGACAGGACCACAATCGGCAGAAGGGTCACCGTCGGCCACAACGCCATGCTCCACACCTGCACGCTTAAAGATTCCTGCGTCATCGGCATGATGGCGACGGTCACCGATTACGCCGTCATCGGCGAATGGGCGATAATCGGCGAGCACGCCCTTGTGGTGAACCGCATGGTCGTGCCCGATAACAAGATATTCGCGGGAGTGCCCGCGAAGGAGATCGGCGACGTGAAGGACAAGCACCGCCAGACCTGGGAGCTCGGCAAACAGGTCTACATCGACCTCACCGCGCAGTACCGGGCATCGTTCAAGAGGATTGACTGA
- the metF gene encoding methylenetetrahydrofolate reductase [NAD(P)H]: protein MKIIDLYRERFVVSFEIFPPKTQQGEDGLKQALAELSGYQPQYISVTYGAGGSTQEKTLELALRLRDALGILPLVHFTCVGAGRDEIRRYLDEVKKNGIENILALRGDPPKGEARFTPPPDGFAYANELVSFIRSIDGFAIGVAGYPEKHLEAPSMEADLENLKRKVDAGADFIITQLFYSNEDYYRFMDRLARLGITVPVIPGIMPVTNLSQVDRVTSMCGAKVPDELIRRLDACTGGDSICEAGIEYSIKQCVELKSWGVPGLHFYTLNRAQAVKRIMDATGL, encoded by the coding sequence ATGAAGATAATCGACCTCTATCGCGAGCGCTTTGTCGTCTCGTTCGAAATTTTCCCTCCGAAAACCCAACAGGGCGAAGACGGACTCAAGCAGGCGCTGGCGGAGCTTTCGGGCTACCAGCCGCAGTACATCTCGGTGACCTACGGCGCGGGCGGGTCAACCCAGGAGAAGACGTTGGAGCTCGCGCTCAGGCTCCGCGACGCGCTGGGGATACTCCCGCTGGTGCACTTCACCTGCGTCGGCGCGGGACGCGACGAGATACGCCGCTACCTCGACGAGGTGAAGAAAAACGGCATCGAAAACATCCTTGCCTTGCGAGGCGATCCTCCGAAGGGCGAGGCCCGATTCACCCCCCCGCCCGACGGCTTCGCATACGCGAACGAGCTCGTTTCGTTCATCCGCTCCATCGACGGCTTCGCCATCGGCGTAGCCGGCTATCCCGAGAAGCACCTCGAAGCGCCAAGCATGGAAGCCGACCTCGAAAACCTCAAACGCAAGGTCGACGCCGGGGCCGACTTCATCATCACCCAGCTTTTTTACAGTAACGAGGACTATTACCGATTCATGGATCGCCTCGCGCGACTGGGCATAACCGTGCCCGTCATACCCGGCATCATGCCGGTTACGAACCTCTCGCAGGTCGACCGTGTCACCTCCATGTGCGGCGCGAAGGTCCCCGACGAGCTCATACGGCGTCTCGACGCCTGCACGGGCGGGGACTCCATCTGTGAGGCGGGAATCGAATACTCCATTAAACAGTGTGTCGAGCTTAAATCGTGGGGGGTGCCGGGACTCCACTTCTACACGCTCAACAGGGCGCAGGCGGTTAAACGCATCATGGACGCCACGGGGCTGTAG
- a CDS encoding TetR/AcrR family transcriptional regulator yields the protein MNQCNDLEEIRREQIIAAALRKIAEVGIYTVTLEEIAKEAGFSKGGIAHYFSTKETLCKEAFKSFFEGIFKRSRDTMGMYGDPREKILSFGWLYDRTDPDVNMGYQLLFDFTSMSVRDEECRKIYHDWVDNWIVLLKEAISDGVKQGIFRDMDAEFMARSISAIYHGIAMRWYLDRSSHPAEWAVKAFTESITRLLGV from the coding sequence ATGAACCAATGTAACGATCTGGAAGAGATCAGGCGGGAGCAGATAATCGCGGCCGCCCTTCGAAAGATAGCCGAGGTGGGGATATATACGGTCACATTGGAGGAAATAGCGAAAGAAGCGGGATTTTCAAAGGGGGGCATCGCCCATTATTTTTCGACAAAAGAGACGTTGTGCAAGGAAGCATTCAAGTCTTTTTTCGAGGGGATATTCAAGCGCAGCAGGGACACCATGGGTATGTACGGCGATCCCCGCGAAAAAATTCTCTCTTTCGGATGGCTGTACGACCGGACCGACCCGGATGTCAATATGGGTTACCAGCTTCTTTTCGATTTTACGTCGATGTCCGTGCGGGATGAGGAATGCAGAAAGATTTATCACGATTGGGTGGACAACTGGATCGTCCTCCTGAAAGAGGCGATCAGCGATGGAGTAAAACAGGGAATATTCAGGGACATGGATGCCGAATTCATGGCACGATCCATTTCCGCCATATATCACGGTATCGCCATGAGGTGGTACCTCGACAGAAGCTCTCATCCGGCGGAGTGGGCCGTCAAAGCTTTCACGGAATCTATTACCCGATTGTTGGGTGTGTAG
- a CDS encoding SCP2 sterol-binding domain-containing protein, whose product MAVFKNAESMLEILGGMFSIVLQDKEAGPKFKDAGVVIRFNITDPDAILWVDTVNMQVLSGNQDIKANVEMDLSGDSCHEFWLKELKLPIALAKGKIKARGPMPTILKLLPLLKPAYDMYPGIARKNNLPVRG is encoded by the coding sequence ATGGCGGTTTTTAAAAATGCGGAAAGCATGCTGGAGATTCTCGGGGGGATGTTTTCGATAGTTTTACAGGATAAGGAGGCCGGGCCAAAATTCAAGGATGCGGGTGTCGTTATAAGATTCAATATAACCGATCCTGACGCAATTCTCTGGGTTGATACGGTGAATATGCAAGTCCTGAGCGGCAATCAGGACATTAAGGCAAACGTGGAAATGGATTTAAGCGGCGATTCATGCCACGAGTTTTGGCTGAAAGAGTTAAAGCTCCCGATAGCCCTGGCCAAAGGTAAAATCAAAGCGAGGGGTCCCATGCCTACCATATTAAAGCTCCTGCCCCTGTTAAAACCCGCATATGATATGTACCCCGGTATCGCCAGAAAGAACAATCTTCCGGTACGGGGATAG
- a CDS encoding DUF2148 domain-containing protein, protein MSKEKAMKQFEEDRIQAAKIAARLLLASCTTSPRVGGVGECTTHILDDECAIEDLCQKTEELSGEKASWGFFKRDAAMLRDADAVLLVTSLRSLTDPADISCNMCGYMTCDYMREVKKIEKGPGIAYTGPLCSFRATNIAYAVSGIVTQARNLGIDHGIFWSAGAAAMRMGILPRDTGFALAVGISVTEKSPFRDIPLRYDEINDRTMNDRIIRRLWPIFRSIYS, encoded by the coding sequence ATGAGCAAAGAGAAAGCGATGAAACAATTCGAAGAGGACCGTATCCAGGCGGCAAAGATTGCGGCAAGGCTTCTTCTCGCGTCATGCACGACTTCCCCCCGCGTGGGGGGTGTGGGCGAGTGCACGACTCATATCCTTGATGATGAGTGCGCCATCGAGGATCTCTGTCAGAAAACCGAGGAGTTGTCCGGTGAAAAGGCAAGCTGGGGTTTTTTCAAGAGGGATGCCGCGATGCTGCGCGATGCCGACGCGGTGCTTCTGGTAACGTCCCTTAGAAGCCTTACCGACCCGGCGGACATCAGTTGTAATATGTGCGGATATATGACCTGCGATTACATGCGGGAGGTAAAGAAAATTGAGAAGGGACCGGGTATCGCCTATACGGGGCCTCTGTGCTCTTTCAGGGCGACCAATATCGCCTATGCCGTAAGCGGCATCGTGACCCAGGCCCGGAATTTAGGCATCGACCATGGAATATTCTGGTCGGCCGGAGCGGCGGCGATGCGCATGGGGATTCTCCCAAGGGATACCGGTTTTGCGCTGGCTGTCGGTATCTCGGTGACCGAAAAGTCGCCCTTCAGGGATATTCCGCTGCGCTACGATGAAATAAACGACAGAACCATGAATGACCGGATAATTCGGAGACTGTGGCCCATATTCCGGTCAATATACAGCTAA
- a CDS encoding DUF2148 domain-containing protein, translating into MVRIEMKELIDNGLARAVELMAVAAYNAIKFSDRNTIKIVALGKDDMELISEFCFSLGDMSPLGSRDGRALQAMMKEPMAMMVIGDKRKSDFNYNCGACGYKTCAELNKSELVEALTSNGPYCLFKSINLHMAANAAAAMAWQLGLQCRVFSTFGFGAKSMEVMSDIDTAVAVPVSVAKRDPYFDRHQYWTKEHWDAIFEKEFPTFVRGFIGAIEE; encoded by the coding sequence ATGGTAAGAATTGAAATGAAGGAATTAATCGATAATGGTCTTGCCAGGGCCGTGGAGCTTATGGCCGTGGCGGCCTATAACGCGATAAAATTCAGCGACAGAAACACGATTAAAATCGTCGCGTTGGGAAAGGACGACATGGAACTGATCTCTGAGTTTTGTTTTTCCCTCGGGGACATGTCGCCCCTGGGCTCCAGGGACGGCCGTGCGCTCCAGGCCATGATGAAGGAGCCAATGGCCATGATGGTCATCGGCGATAAAAGAAAATCCGATTTTAACTATAACTGCGGCGCCTGCGGCTACAAAACCTGCGCGGAATTGAACAAGTCCGAATTAGTCGAAGCTCTCACATCCAATGGCCCCTACTGCCTGTTCAAGTCGATCAACCTGCACATGGCCGCCAACGCAGCGGCCGCCATGGCATGGCAGCTGGGCCTGCAATGCAGGGTGTTCAGCACCTTTGGATTTGGCGCGAAAAGCATGGAAGTTATGTCGGACATCGATACCGCGGTTGCCGTGCCGGTAAGCGTGGCGAAGCGTGATCCCTACTTCGACAGGCACCAGTATTGGACCAAGGAGCATTGGGATGCAATCTTCGAAAAAGAATTCCCTACGTTCGTCCGGGGGTTTATCGGCGCAATTGAAGAATAG